In Luteolibacter sp. Y139, a genomic segment contains:
- a CDS encoding acetoacetate decarboxylase family protein, producing the protein MIPYTERDTDLNFRPPYRITGVEALSAVRKIDTAAAQQWLDETLNWRPQGEDVTPKFTALPIAFVIFMHMKSMCSINPPHDAWGATSESEMVVTLPVLEWDNEGFPSLPKLKFYPIVLCLDSGPALISGREVFGFPKMLGKVEIGPDGGVVHTEVCRKPGEATTDKNGLLLSLRREKASGPASIPDSFSKGLAEMVKDELLGEIDDSVLGHLLNLNPARKVLNFTFRGVVDLFEGLEIGQEFVFLKQFRDVENPDRACYRAVAECVLEFSHLTSMSRESGDWELEVPEWYSSRLLKKIGVESGPIGAPIRSEFQIDLSLGKTLWTS; encoded by the coding sequence ATGATTCCCTATACCGAGCGAGACACGGACCTGAACTTCCGTCCCCCTTATCGAATCACCGGCGTCGAGGCGCTGTCAGCGGTTCGCAAGATCGATACGGCTGCGGCGCAGCAGTGGCTGGATGAGACATTGAATTGGCGGCCGCAGGGAGAAGACGTGACGCCGAAGTTCACCGCCCTGCCGATCGCCTTCGTGATCTTCATGCACATGAAGTCGATGTGCTCGATCAATCCGCCGCACGATGCATGGGGAGCCACGTCCGAATCGGAAATGGTGGTGACCCTGCCGGTCCTGGAGTGGGACAACGAAGGATTCCCGTCCCTGCCGAAGCTGAAGTTTTACCCGATCGTGCTGTGCCTCGATTCCGGGCCGGCGCTCATCAGCGGGCGTGAGGTTTTCGGATTCCCCAAGATGCTGGGGAAAGTCGAGATCGGGCCCGATGGCGGCGTGGTCCATACCGAGGTGTGCCGGAAGCCGGGAGAAGCCACCACGGACAAAAATGGCCTGCTGCTCTCGCTGCGGCGGGAGAAGGCCAGCGGGCCTGCCTCCATCCCGGACTCCTTCAGCAAGGGCCTGGCGGAGATGGTGAAGGACGAGCTGTTAGGCGAGATCGATGACAGCGTGCTGGGCCATTTGCTAAACCTGAACCCGGCGCGCAAGGTGCTGAATTTCACCTTCAGGGGAGTGGTGGACCTGTTCGAGGGGCTGGAGATCGGGCAGGAGTTCGTGTTCCTGAAGCAGTTCCGCGACGTCGAGAATCCGGATCGCGCCTGCTATCGTGCGGTGGCGGAATGCGTGCTCGAGTTTTCCCATCTCACGAGCATGAGCCGTGAGAGTGGCGACTGGGAACTAGAAGTGCCGGAGTGGTACAGCAGCCGCCTGCTGAAGAAAATCGGCGTGGAAAGCGGGCCGATTGGCGCTCCGATCAGATCGGAGTTCCAGATCGACCTGTCGCTTGGCAAAACCCTCTGGACCAGTTGA
- a CDS encoding DUF1501 domain-containing protein, protein MNPTLDSFSGLTRRHFFKAGATGIGGAALASMFGESLRAAAPPTFAPKAKRIIYLFQSGGPAQQDLFDYKPLLNEKNGQPLPDHVRGTQRLTGMSAQQASIPLAGSHFKFQQHGQSGAWVSELMPHTAAIADKLCFVKSMFTDAINHDPAITFFQTGSQIAGRPSMGSWLSYGLGSDNANLPDFIVLVSAGQGDQPLYARLWGNGFLDSKYQGVQFRSGKDPVLYLSNPDGICQSGRRAMLDKLSALNRAQFESELDPEIESRIAQYEMAYRMQTSVPDVTDLSSEPESVYQLYGEDSRKPGTFAANCLLARRLAERGVRFIQLYHQGWDQHDNLPSAIPGQCQETDRASAALVRDLEQRGLLEDTLVIWGGEFGRTSYSQGKLTKDNYGRDHHPRCFTIWMAGGGVKPGMTHGHTDAYGYNIADADGNPLTADKHIYTPGAVHVHDLQATILHLMGIDHTALTFLHQGRRYRLTDVHGHVVKEIVA, encoded by the coding sequence ATGAATCCTACCCTTGATTCGTTTTCCGGGCTAACGCGCCGCCACTTCTTCAAGGCCGGAGCCACGGGCATCGGTGGGGCCGCGCTGGCCTCGATGTTCGGTGAAAGTCTGCGGGCTGCCGCTCCACCGACCTTCGCGCCGAAAGCCAAACGCATCATCTACCTCTTCCAATCCGGCGGACCGGCGCAGCAGGATCTTTTCGACTACAAGCCGCTGCTCAATGAGAAGAACGGCCAGCCCTTGCCCGATCACGTTCGCGGCACGCAGCGGCTCACCGGCATGTCGGCGCAGCAGGCATCGATCCCGCTGGCGGGCAGTCATTTCAAGTTCCAGCAGCACGGCCAATCGGGCGCGTGGGTCTCCGAGCTCATGCCGCATACCGCGGCGATCGCGGACAAGCTGTGCTTCGTGAAGTCGATGTTCACGGACGCGATCAACCATGATCCGGCGATCACCTTTTTCCAGACCGGCTCGCAGATCGCGGGCCGTCCGTCGATGGGATCATGGCTATCGTATGGCCTCGGCTCGGACAATGCGAACCTGCCGGATTTCATCGTGCTCGTTTCGGCGGGGCAGGGGGACCAGCCGCTGTATGCGCGGCTGTGGGGAAATGGATTCCTCGACTCGAAGTATCAGGGCGTCCAATTCCGCTCGGGGAAGGATCCGGTGCTCTACCTCTCGAATCCCGATGGCATTTGCCAGTCCGGTCGCCGGGCTATGCTCGACAAGCTGTCGGCACTCAACCGCGCACAGTTCGAAAGCGAGCTCGATCCCGAGATCGAATCGCGCATCGCCCAGTACGAAATGGCCTACCGCATGCAGACGAGCGTGCCGGACGTGACCGATCTCTCCAGCGAGCCGGAGAGCGTCTACCAGCTCTACGGGGAAGATAGTAGGAAGCCGGGAACCTTCGCGGCGAATTGCCTGCTCGCCCGGCGTCTGGCCGAGCGCGGCGTGCGGTTCATCCAGCTCTACCACCAGGGCTGGGATCAGCACGATAACCTGCCGTCCGCCATTCCCGGCCAGTGCCAGGAAACCGATCGGGCTTCCGCAGCTCTAGTCCGTGACTTGGAACAGCGCGGCCTCCTCGAAGACACGCTGGTCATCTGGGGTGGCGAGTTCGGGCGCACCTCCTACTCGCAGGGCAAGCTGACGAAGGACAACTACGGTCGCGATCACCACCCGCGCTGCTTCACGATCTGGATGGCCGGCGGCGGTGTGAAGCCGGGCATGACCCACGGCCATACCGATGCGTATGGCTACAACATCGCCGATGCCGACGGCAATCCACTCACGGCCGACAAGCACATCTACACGCCCGGCGCGGTCCACGTGCATGACCTGCAGGCGACCATCCTGCACCTCATGGGCATTGATCACACCGCGCTGACGTTCCTTCACCAAGGCCGCCGCTACCGGCTGACCGACGTGCACGGACACGTGGTGAAGGAGATCGTGGCCTAG
- a CDS encoding ATP-binding protein produces MSGEDRIPDQPSAWEIWRHEADDACTRLPGEAGDAADLLKVLLAEATVLLEKDAAALLALRSGRAGSEPVSQLLEGLAAMGLDGLIMDERTAAQLPPPYRAERIGFLPGILSEPFCAHRLEVRTAALQIVEAPARALLWEKLQERIEAQGDGLLRVSISGPAGAGKSHVIGALAAWLASRGKEVARVSCLPTDVPGTFAAWRSLLGQFGGDDLSAAIAATGAALTLDEKLVKNLVRFLSEPVHADTDESGLSPLQYKDILPAFIAGVLARLVAGRPCAAIIDDIQWMDEGSHGVTEALEHAGVPLLLVLGRRGQPVPEDIVLGPMSVEEHRKLLAELSGHAEITDALNEEIHRISGGLPLVSREVHSMLSQRRRLIAMGGTLDLAPADSSAESLHETPLTGRFRDLSPRLRSLLGACAIWREPFTKEQAETTAKACSPGIEFETCWASPLLGEFIVATPGATGRFSFYHDLLREAALSLMADRDRAMGHGAALEWMTARPLRDLSPAEAAFHARESGRDDVAVELFDRAARAALGRFALREAREAARAALDLDRVNEHSGDPVAIAQRARRYQIEGEAAFHWGMVEDAAGLLEKALVLYRVSPEAGVFPIKAGMLLRHMWLFVTGKPWVDKTVSPVREGAARTALMLAEIAYFQNDQKRSADCCVTALDLASKNGESAMLASLCAAIACPLSGKRPRWLAERYRNIARRMIARVGDHTEQTYIEHVGCLVDLDKTRWPQAAERAAGNVAYWKSHGHGRRVEEAATHAFFVDYFRGELERAAGWSRVLQDSASKRTDRQSRTWAAMMGSLHALASLGTKEAEAHCKKVPVHGGDAITQSSIHVMRAMCAWRSGNPWQAMECLRDAEDLAGQHPPVSSTQFLLADAAVLLGEMRSWGPPELEADPMFGGLVERFMKRAAAFAKSFSLGGAILHCARGLHGPGGGKEFVAAESAAQRLGADFLKARARCYHALKSPVSARLQDGLTLLEKCGASAEAAFFQQLASRHDRFP; encoded by the coding sequence ATGTCCGGAGAAGATCGCATACCCGACCAACCGTCCGCTTGGGAAATCTGGCGGCATGAAGCGGATGATGCCTGCACCCGGCTTCCCGGTGAGGCTGGTGACGCGGCGGACCTCCTGAAGGTGCTGCTCGCAGAGGCGACGGTTCTGTTAGAAAAGGACGCCGCGGCGCTGCTGGCCTTGCGCTCCGGGCGTGCGGGCAGTGAGCCGGTGTCGCAATTGCTCGAAGGCCTGGCGGCGATGGGGCTCGATGGCTTGATCATGGACGAGCGGACGGCGGCGCAGCTGCCACCGCCGTATCGCGCCGAGCGCATTGGTTTCCTGCCGGGCATCCTTTCCGAGCCCTTCTGTGCGCACCGGCTCGAGGTGCGGACGGCGGCGCTGCAAATAGTCGAGGCACCTGCGCGTGCGCTGCTATGGGAGAAGCTGCAGGAGCGGATCGAGGCGCAGGGAGATGGGCTGCTGCGCGTGTCGATTTCCGGTCCCGCCGGTGCGGGGAAGTCGCATGTGATCGGAGCGCTGGCGGCTTGGCTCGCTTCGCGGGGCAAGGAGGTGGCTCGTGTGTCCTGCCTGCCGACGGATGTGCCCGGCACCTTTGCGGCATGGCGTTCGCTGCTTGGTCAATTCGGCGGCGATGACTTGTCCGCGGCGATCGCGGCAACCGGCGCGGCGCTGACCCTGGACGAGAAGCTGGTGAAGAATCTCGTGCGCTTCCTTTCCGAGCCGGTCCACGCCGACACGGACGAGAGTGGGCTTTCCCCGCTCCAGTACAAGGACATCCTTCCCGCGTTCATTGCCGGCGTCTTGGCGCGGTTGGTGGCGGGGAGGCCATGTGCGGCGATCATCGATGACATCCAGTGGATGGATGAGGGCAGCCACGGCGTGACGGAGGCGCTGGAGCATGCCGGAGTGCCACTGCTGCTGGTGCTGGGACGACGCGGACAGCCGGTGCCGGAAGACATCGTGCTGGGTCCCATGTCGGTGGAAGAGCACCGCAAGCTGCTGGCGGAGCTGTCCGGACATGCGGAGATCACGGATGCGCTGAATGAGGAGATCCACCGCATCTCCGGCGGGCTGCCGCTGGTGTCGCGGGAAGTCCATTCGATGCTGAGCCAGCGTCGGCGTCTCATCGCGATGGGTGGCACGCTTGATCTCGCGCCTGCGGATTCCTCGGCGGAGTCGCTGCACGAGACGCCGCTGACCGGGCGCTTCCGCGATCTCTCGCCGCGGCTGCGTTCGTTGCTCGGTGCCTGTGCGATCTGGCGGGAACCTTTCACCAAGGAGCAGGCGGAGACGACGGCCAAGGCGTGCAGTCCTGGAATCGAGTTCGAGACGTGCTGGGCATCGCCGCTGTTAGGCGAGTTCATCGTCGCCACTCCGGGCGCGACGGGGCGCTTTTCATTCTACCATGACTTGCTGCGGGAGGCCGCGCTGTCCTTGATGGCGGATCGTGACCGGGCCATGGGCCACGGGGCTGCGCTCGAGTGGATGACCGCACGGCCGCTGCGGGATTTGTCGCCTGCCGAGGCCGCCTTTCACGCGCGTGAGTCGGGTCGCGACGACGTGGCGGTGGAGTTGTTCGACCGTGCGGCGCGGGCGGCCCTGGGGCGCTTCGCCTTGCGGGAAGCACGCGAGGCAGCGCGGGCGGCGCTGGATCTGGATCGCGTGAACGAGCACTCGGGTGATCCGGTTGCGATCGCCCAACGCGCCCGCCGCTATCAGATCGAGGGAGAGGCGGCTTTCCACTGGGGCATGGTCGAGGATGCCGCGGGTCTGTTAGAAAAGGCGCTGGTGCTTTACCGGGTGAGTCCGGAAGCGGGGGTATTCCCCATCAAGGCGGGCATGCTGCTGCGCCACATGTGGCTCTTCGTCACGGGCAAGCCGTGGGTCGACAAGACCGTCTCACCGGTGCGGGAAGGCGCGGCGCGCACGGCGCTGATGCTGGCGGAAATCGCCTATTTCCAGAATGACCAGAAGCGCTCCGCCGACTGCTGCGTCACTGCTCTCGACCTCGCGTCGAAGAATGGCGAGAGCGCGATGCTGGCGTCGCTGTGCGCGGCGATTGCCTGCCCGCTGTCCGGCAAGCGGCCACGCTGGCTGGCGGAGCGCTACCGCAATATCGCGCGGCGGATGATCGCGCGGGTCGGCGATCACACCGAGCAGACCTACATCGAGCACGTCGGCTGTCTGGTCGACCTCGACAAGACACGCTGGCCTCAAGCGGCCGAGCGAGCCGCCGGCAATGTGGCCTACTGGAAATCCCACGGCCATGGCCGCCGTGTTGAGGAGGCGGCGACGCATGCCTTCTTCGTCGATTATTTCCGCGGCGAACTCGAGCGCGCGGCCGGATGGTCGCGCGTGCTACAGGACTCCGCCTCGAAGCGCACCGACCGCCAGTCGCGGACGTGGGCGGCGATGATGGGCAGCCTGCATGCCCTTGCCAGTCTCGGGACCAAGGAGGCCGAGGCGCATTGCAAGAAGGTGCCGGTGCACGGAGGCGATGCGATCACGCAGTCATCGATCCACGTGATGCGCGCGATGTGTGCGTGGCGCTCCGGCAATCCGTGGCAGGCGATGGAATGCCTGCGCGATGCGGAGGACCTGGCCGGCCAGCATCCGCCGGTCTCCTCGACACAGTTCCTGCTGGCGGATGCCGCGGTCCTGTTAGGCGAGATGCGTTCATGGGGCCCGCCTGAATTGGAAGCCGATCCAATGTTCGGCGGGCTGGTAGAGCGTTTCATGAAACGCGCCGCCGCCTTCGCGAAAAGTTTCTCCCTGGGTGGTGCGATCCTTCACTGCGCCCGTGGCCTGCATGGCCCGGGCGGGGGGAAGGAGTTTGTGGCCGCGGAAAGCGCGGCACAGCGGTTGGGAGCGGATTTCTTGAAAGCCCGCGCACGTTGTTATCACGCGCTGAAATCACCCGTTTCGGCGCGGCTTCAGGATGGACTGACCCTATTGGAAAAATGTGGTGCAAGCGCGGAGGCCGCGTTTTTCCAGCAACTCGCCTCCCGCCATGATCGATTCCCGTGA
- the trpC gene encoding indole-3-glycerol phosphate synthase TrpC, with protein sequence MSDKLAEIIATKHQEVEALLARAGHLRAAALQRNEFRGFRTALDLGPDRLGVIAEVKKASPSVGLIDPNFDPIRQAKRYLDGGASCLSILTDEKYFQGSLSYLSKISEFSDAPLLRKDFTVHPVQIHEAIVAGADAILLIVAALDDDTLKRLYNEAKDFQLDVLVEVHNFPEMERALELGADLIGVNNRNLKTFDIDLATTEELADEVGDDVILVSESGLRTPEDVQRALDAGANAVLIGESLMRAHNPAEEIEAYLALRAI encoded by the coding sequence ATGTCCGACAAGCTCGCCGAGATCATCGCCACCAAGCATCAGGAAGTCGAAGCGCTGCTCGCCCGCGCCGGCCACCTGCGCGCCGCCGCGTTGCAGCGCAATGAGTTCCGCGGCTTCCGCACGGCCCTCGACCTCGGCCCGGACCGCCTCGGTGTGATCGCGGAGGTGAAAAAGGCCTCCCCCTCGGTCGGCCTGATCGACCCGAATTTCGACCCGATCCGGCAGGCGAAGCGCTACTTGGACGGCGGAGCCTCCTGCCTCTCCATCCTGACCGACGAGAAGTATTTCCAAGGCTCGCTCAGCTACCTCTCGAAGATTTCCGAATTCTCGGACGCCCCGCTGCTGCGCAAGGACTTCACCGTCCACCCGGTGCAGATCCACGAGGCGATCGTCGCCGGGGCCGATGCCATCCTGCTCATCGTCGCCGCGCTGGATGACGACACTCTGAAGCGCCTCTACAACGAGGCGAAGGACTTCCAACTCGATGTGCTGGTCGAGGTTCACAACTTCCCTGAAATGGAGCGGGCCCTCGAACTCGGCGCCGATCTGATCGGCGTCAACAACCGCAACCTGAAGACCTTCGACATCGACCTTGCGACCACCGAGGAATTGGCGGACGAGGTGGGCGACGATGTCATTCTCGTTTCCGAGTCCGGCTTGCGCACACCGGAAGATGTGCAGCGAGCCCTCGATGCCGGCGCGAATGCGGTGCTCATCGGAGAATCCCTGATGCGCGCTCATAATCCTGCCGAGGAAATCGAGGCATATCTGGCGCTCCGGGCGATTTAA
- a CDS encoding response regulator transcription factor translates to MPPPVAKRDLLIVDDHPIITLAVKSLVETMLTGYMPHTVHTVADALVMIEKCKPAVAVVDISLPDGDGLDLIRRIKDAAPSCAVLVFSMQNELHYGARALKAGANGYLMKGDKVSAVVEAIRKIESGGIYASPALTEELMRSVSKPAHTGIETFSDREYQVFRVLAEGHSTKEIALRLKISTKTVDSHIEHMKGKLGSANKTELLLKARDWLRSTQGGG, encoded by the coding sequence ATGCCCCCTCCGGTAGCCAAGCGAGACCTGCTCATCGTGGACGACCATCCGATCATCACCCTGGCGGTGAAGTCATTGGTCGAGACCATGCTCACCGGCTACATGCCGCATACCGTCCACACCGTGGCAGATGCGCTGGTCATGATAGAGAAGTGCAAGCCCGCCGTGGCGGTGGTGGACATCTCCCTGCCGGACGGCGACGGGCTGGATCTCATTCGCCGGATCAAGGACGCCGCGCCCTCCTGTGCGGTGCTGGTGTTCAGCATGCAGAACGAACTGCACTACGGTGCGCGGGCGCTCAAGGCCGGTGCCAACGGCTACCTCATGAAGGGTGACAAGGTCTCGGCGGTGGTCGAGGCGATCCGCAAGATCGAGTCCGGCGGGATCTACGCGTCACCGGCCCTGACCGAGGAGCTGATGCGCAGCGTTTCCAAGCCCGCCCATACCGGCATCGAAACCTTCAGCGACCGGGAGTACCAGGTCTTCCGCGTGCTGGCGGAAGGGCACTCGACCAAGGAGATCGCGCTGCGGCTGAAGATCAGCACCAAGACCGTGGATAGCCACATCGAGCACATGAAGGGCAAGCTCGGCAGCGCGAACAAGACCGAGCTATTGCTCAAGGCGCGCGACTGGCTGAGGTCGACCCAGGGTGGGGGATAG
- a CDS encoding SAM hydroxide adenosyltransferase produces MKALVLAAVLFAVNLHAQEITTGEIDGAKYMIAAPPEWQGKLVMIAHGYRAENEPLKADIEIDPRFAKPLLERGWAIASTSYRRNGWIIEDAILDLKALRDHVASSKGEVKRCILVGSSMGGLVGTLASEGAIDNLHGVVAIGAYLGNRETGAYYETLSWKPKVPILFLTNETELDHPSHYREKASVESTALWEVKRPGHCNVSAIERYNAVLAVDSWVDGTVPEQDRDKDGTVRPPARESTATKVEGGLAGKITFVSASFGNLSSNLVSADLDTLGLKVGDKVIVKGGTQLEATVALYHTDVEEGKAAVYVTPDGWVAIVINSGNAAEALQVKNGDRVTLSPAPKEEPKEEPKAEPSEGQ; encoded by the coding sequence GTGAAAGCCCTCGTGCTCGCCGCCGTCCTCTTCGCCGTCAATCTCCACGCTCAGGAGATCACGACCGGCGAGATCGATGGAGCGAAGTACATGATCGCCGCTCCGCCGGAGTGGCAGGGCAAGCTGGTCATGATCGCTCACGGCTATCGTGCCGAGAACGAGCCGTTGAAGGCCGACATCGAAATCGATCCACGATTCGCGAAGCCGCTGTTAGAGAGAGGCTGGGCGATCGCGTCCACCAGCTACCGGCGCAATGGCTGGATCATCGAGGATGCCATCCTCGACCTGAAGGCGCTGCGCGATCATGTCGCCAGCTCCAAGGGCGAAGTGAAGCGCTGCATCCTGGTCGGCAGCTCGATGGGAGGGCTGGTTGGCACCCTCGCTTCCGAAGGTGCCATCGACAATCTCCACGGCGTGGTCGCGATCGGCGCCTATCTCGGCAATCGCGAAACCGGTGCCTACTACGAGACGCTTTCCTGGAAGCCGAAGGTGCCCATCCTTTTCCTGACCAACGAGACCGAACTCGATCACCCAAGCCACTATCGCGAGAAGGCCAGTGTCGAGAGCACCGCGCTCTGGGAGGTCAAGCGGCCGGGGCACTGCAATGTCTCCGCGATCGAGCGCTACAACGCCGTGCTCGCGGTCGACAGCTGGGTCGATGGCACCGTGCCGGAGCAGGACCGGGACAAGGACGGCACCGTCCGCCCGCCCGCGCGGGAAAGCACCGCCACCAAGGTGGAAGGCGGGCTGGCCGGCAAGATCACCTTCGTCTCCGCGAGCTTCGGTAATCTCTCCAGCAACCTGGTCTCCGCCGATCTCGATACGCTGGGCCTCAAGGTCGGCGACAAGGTGATCGTGAAGGGCGGCACGCAGCTTGAAGCCACCGTCGCGCTCTATCACACGGACGTGGAGGAAGGTAAGGCCGCCGTCTATGTCACGCCCGACGGCTGGGTGGCGATTGTCATCAATAGCGGCAATGCCGCGGAAGCCCTCCAAGTGAAGAATGGCGATCGTGTAACGCTCTCCCCCGCCCCTAAGGAAGAGCCGAAAGAGGAGCCGAAGGCCGAGCCCAGCGAGGGCCAATGA
- a CDS encoding NAD(P)-binding protein produces MIDSREHIVILGGGVGGCAAAYWLTATPELRAKYRVTLYQTGWRLGGKGASSRGESDQHRSEEHGPHVWFGFYENAFKTLRGAMEEHQRLGYTIGRFNTIDDLFMKAHEGVFYHHDEAANKWEPWKMTLPEYAGEPGDGTPCPDIRSNLWRMADHLALNLSKVGAFGPIATRFLKVMEKILGRSVAWQKAMTCPVGVDPGDPSGWASYLSRRLVHLAGDERHWYGEPLIGRGFKLLLDYVGWKLRRMKKRAKTSAEIRELCIADLYRTCLRGALVDLLLRDEMFRQLDQHEFLAWLKMHGAGFHTVKESPFLRGYYDTPFAFSKGQAHDTNNANFAAGAALRGFFRIFFGYKGCYVHRMNLGMGECVFIPLYRVLKERGVRFEFFHRVEALESNALGNRVTKIRINRQVDLAAGKDHYDPIKQVAVPQADKPPIIWPVWPEKPMEDQLDPATLPPADDPGLESHWSTHTSGTVELYDRMDPSANGHERFDHVVLAIPPAAHPHLAKDLLKRDTRFRVMVSTAETIRTIAAQFWFINQDALGWQGHDYFCELAMAGSGPDPFNIIIEATNILRTEATPGASHLLYLCGPASNDPNEPPADSDPGYPAREKARAKATALKWIQEEASLWPGVCYPNTSTLDPMALYHPDKNATVEQRLDWQYFRMNIDPGERYVLSTNTSAPNRLWPWESGFNNLVFSGDWCRNSIDIGCVESAVTSAMLAAHHLTGYPTRGMIDGLQYD; encoded by the coding sequence ATGATCGATTCCCGTGAACACATAGTCATCCTCGGCGGCGGCGTCGGGGGATGTGCCGCCGCCTACTGGCTGACTGCTACCCCGGAGCTGCGCGCGAAGTATCGCGTCACGCTCTACCAGACCGGTTGGCGACTCGGTGGCAAGGGGGCCAGCAGTCGTGGCGAAAGCGACCAGCACCGCAGCGAGGAACACGGGCCGCATGTCTGGTTCGGCTTCTATGAGAATGCCTTCAAGACGCTGCGCGGGGCGATGGAGGAGCACCAGCGGCTCGGCTACACGATCGGGCGCTTCAATACGATCGATGATCTCTTCATGAAGGCGCACGAAGGCGTCTTTTATCACCACGACGAGGCGGCGAACAAATGGGAGCCGTGGAAGATGACCTTGCCGGAGTATGCGGGTGAGCCGGGTGATGGCACGCCGTGCCCGGACATCCGTTCGAATCTGTGGCGCATGGCCGACCACCTCGCGCTCAACCTCAGCAAGGTCGGAGCGTTCGGCCCCATCGCGACGCGATTCCTCAAGGTGATGGAGAAGATTCTCGGCCGCAGCGTGGCGTGGCAGAAGGCGATGACCTGTCCGGTCGGCGTCGATCCCGGCGATCCGAGCGGCTGGGCGAGCTACCTCTCCCGTCGGTTGGTGCATCTTGCGGGTGACGAGCGTCATTGGTATGGCGAGCCCTTGATCGGCCGCGGCTTCAAGCTGCTGCTCGACTACGTCGGCTGGAAGCTGCGCCGCATGAAAAAACGGGCGAAGACGAGCGCGGAGATCCGCGAGCTGTGCATCGCGGATCTTTATCGCACGTGCTTGCGCGGTGCGTTGGTCGATCTGTTGCTTCGCGACGAGATGTTCCGCCAGCTGGACCAGCATGAATTCCTCGCGTGGCTGAAGATGCATGGCGCGGGTTTCCACACGGTGAAGGAGTCTCCTTTCCTACGCGGCTATTACGATACGCCGTTCGCCTTCTCCAAGGGTCAGGCGCACGATACGAACAATGCCAACTTTGCCGCCGGTGCCGCGCTGCGCGGTTTCTTCCGCATCTTCTTCGGCTACAAGGGCTGCTACGTGCATCGCATGAACCTCGGCATGGGCGAGTGCGTGTTCATCCCTCTCTATCGCGTGCTGAAGGAACGGGGAGTCCGCTTTGAATTCTTCCATCGCGTCGAAGCACTCGAATCGAATGCCCTGGGCAATCGCGTCACCAAGATTCGCATCAACAGGCAAGTCGATCTGGCGGCAGGAAAAGACCACTACGATCCAATCAAGCAGGTGGCCGTCCCGCAGGCTGACAAGCCGCCGATCATCTGGCCGGTGTGGCCGGAGAAGCCGATGGAAGACCAGCTGGATCCAGCCACGCTGCCGCCTGCGGATGATCCCGGGCTGGAGTCGCACTGGAGCACGCACACCAGCGGCACGGTGGAGCTGTATGATCGCATGGATCCCTCGGCCAATGGGCACGAGCGATTCGATCACGTGGTGCTGGCCATTCCGCCCGCGGCTCATCCGCATTTGGCGAAGGATTTGCTGAAGAGGGATACCCGCTTCCGGGTGATGGTGAGCACCGCGGAGACGATCCGCACCATCGCCGCCCAGTTCTGGTTCATCAATCAGGACGCGCTTGGGTGGCAGGGGCACGACTACTTCTGCGAGCTGGCCATGGCCGGTTCCGGACCGGATCCCTTCAACATCATCATCGAGGCGACGAACATCCTCAGGACCGAGGCGACTCCCGGTGCCAGTCACCTGCTCTACCTGTGCGGACCCGCCTCGAACGATCCGAACGAGCCCCCGGCCGACAGTGATCCGGGTTATCCGGCACGGGAGAAGGCGCGGGCGAAGGCGACGGCCCTGAAGTGGATCCAGGAAGAGGCCTCACTGTGGCCGGGCGTGTGTTATCCCAACACCAGCACCCTCGACCCGATGGCCCTCTATCATCCCGACAAGAATGCCACCGTCGAGCAGCGGCTCGACTGGCAGTACTTCCGGATGAACATCGACCCCGGCGAGCGCTACGTGCTCTCGACCAATACCTCCGCGCCGAATCGCCTGTGGCCGTGGGAAAGCGGCTTCAACAACCTGGTCTTCTCCGGCGACTGGTGCCGCAATTCCATCGACATCGGATGCGTCGAGTCCGCCGTCACTTCTGCGATGCTCGCGGCGCACCATCTGACCGGCTACCCGACCCGCGGCATGATCGACGGGCTGCAGTACGACTGA